The proteins below come from a single Pleuronectes platessa chromosome 3, fPlePla1.1, whole genome shotgun sequence genomic window:
- the LOC128433294 gene encoding C-type lectin domain family 4 member M isoform X2, with the protein MLIILWNRQTAAFVSSFHTNSVAKMSVQYHASTGTNMDIEESQIGSKQFLWDGSSWHNSDIVLRNSSYRVATVCLGLLCVLMLAGIIGQSIQYQKVEKENQDNVKVIDKEKENLQDSLKSVQKEKEDIEAKRIQLQRDTNVLSQKRDQIQTNNNLLSEEMDKLKLSQSQLETTNKALNKNIEQLRASKSRLDTNYNVLSAAKELLQIQYDTVVKRKDELQGSHDSVTRERDNLHNQFNNVTRSKEKLQMSYNDLIKDIEHLQERYNASTGEKDTLANTHQNLTTEINTLQENFNSLKKAADTLRVNYVSLAREKKELQSNLNNVTAEGELLMVKIRNLTAERDNLQGLVDKMNKTMQDRICVTGWQKFECSCYYTSYGNRTWQKSREYCQSKGADLAIITSQNEMNFINGLFEEEKQSWIGLTDEGVEGVWKWVDGTPLTLAFWAADQPNSYKGTDQDCVDFWHRAPGKGVWNDQICTAEQNFICEM; encoded by the exons ATGTTAATCATTTTGTGGAATCGGCAAACTGCTGCTTTTGTGTCGAGCTTTCATACAA ACTCCGTTGCAAAGATGAGTGTCCAGTACCATGCTTCGACTGGTACAAACATGGACATTGAAGAAAGTCAAATTGGCTCTAAGCAGTTTCTCTGGGATGGCAGCAGCTGGCACAATTCAG acattgtGTTGAGGAACAGTTCCTACAGGGTGGCCACAGTTTGCCTCGGGCTCCTCTGTGTTCTCATGCTGGCCGGTATCATAGGTCAGAGCATCCAAT ATCAAAAAGTCGAAAAAGAAAACCAAGACAATGTAAAAGTCAtcgacaaagagaaagagaacctGCAGGACAGCCTGAAGTCAgtgcaaaaagagaaagaggatatTGAAGCTAAACGGATTCAGTTACAGAGAGATACCAATGTTTTATCTCAAAAGAGAGACCAaatacagacaaacaacaatttgCTGAGCGAAGAAATGGACAAACTAAAGCTCAGCCAAAGCCAGTTAGAGACCACTAACAAGGCTTTGAACAAAAACATTGAACAGCTGAGAGCCAGTAAAAGCCGATTGGATACGAATTACAATGTCTTGTCTGCAGCCAAAGAGCTGTTACAAATACAATATGACACAGTGGTCAAACGTAAAGATGAGTTACAGGGCAGTCATGACTCGGTGACCAGGGAAAGGGACAATTTACATAACCAATTCAATAATGTCACCAGATCTAAAGAGAAACTGCAGATGAGTTACAATGACTTGATTAAAGACATAGAACATTTACAGGAGAGATACAACGCATCTACCGGTGAAAAGGACACGCTAGCAAACACTCACCAAAACCTAACGACAGAAATAAACACTCTTCAGGAAAATTTCAACTCTCTAAAAAAAGCAGCAGACACATTGCGGGTTAATTACGTGTCGTTGGCTCGGGAAAAAAAAGAGCTTCAAAGCAACTTAAATAATGTGACTGCAGAGGGAGAACTGCTGATGGTGAAAATCCGCAACCTGACTGCCGAGAGAGATAATCTCCAGGGTCTAGTTGACAAAATGAACAAGACAATGCAAG ATAGGATTTGTGTCACTGGCTGGCAGAAGTTCGAGTGCAGCTGCTACTACACTTCCTATGGCAACAGAACCTGGCAGAAAAGCAGAGAATACTGTCAAAGCAAAGGAGCAGACCTGGCAATCATCACAAGCCAAAATGAAATG AACTTCATCAATGgcttgtttgaagaggaaaaacaaagctgGATTGGATTGACTGATGAAGGAGTAGAGGGCGTGTGGAAATGGGTGGACGGGACACCACTGACCTTAGC GTTCTGGGCTGCAGACCAGCCTAACAGCTATAAAGGGACGGACCAGGACTGTGTGGATTTCTGGCACCGTGCGCCAGGGAAAGGCGTATGGAATGACCAGATCTGTACTGCAGAACAAAACTTTATCTGTGAAATGTAG
- the LOC128433294 gene encoding C-type lectin domain family 4 member M isoform X3, with protein sequence MSVQYHASTGTNMDIEESQIGSKQFLWDGSSWHNSDIVLRNSSYRVATVCLGLLCVLMLAGIIGQSIQYQKVEKENQDNVKVIDKEKENLQDSLKSVQKEKEDIEAKRIQLQRDTNVLSQKRDQIQTNNNLLSEEMDKLKLSQSQLETTNKALNKNIEQLRASKSRLDTNYNVLSAAKELLQIQYDTVVKRKDELQGSHDSVTRERDNLHNQFNNVTRSKEKLQMSYNDLIKDIEHLQERYNASTGEKDTLANTHQNLTTEINTLQENFNSLKKAADTLRVNYVSLAREKKELQSNLNNVTAEGELLMVKIRNLTAERDNLQGLVDKMNKTMQDRICVTGWQKFECSCYYTSYGNRTWQKSREYCQSKGADLAIITSQNEMNFINGLFEEEKQSWIGLTDEGVEGVWKWVDGTPLTLAFWAADQPNSYKGTDQDCVDFWHRAPGKGVWNDQICTAEQNFICEM encoded by the exons ATGAGTGTCCAGTACCATGCTTCGACTGGTACAAACATGGACATTGAAGAAAGTCAAATTGGCTCTAAGCAGTTTCTCTGGGATGGCAGCAGCTGGCACAATTCAG acattgtGTTGAGGAACAGTTCCTACAGGGTGGCCACAGTTTGCCTCGGGCTCCTCTGTGTTCTCATGCTGGCCGGTATCATAGGTCAGAGCATCCAAT ATCAAAAAGTCGAAAAAGAAAACCAAGACAATGTAAAAGTCAtcgacaaagagaaagagaacctGCAGGACAGCCTGAAGTCAgtgcaaaaagagaaagaggatatTGAAGCTAAACGGATTCAGTTACAGAGAGATACCAATGTTTTATCTCAAAAGAGAGACCAaatacagacaaacaacaatttgCTGAGCGAAGAAATGGACAAACTAAAGCTCAGCCAAAGCCAGTTAGAGACCACTAACAAGGCTTTGAACAAAAACATTGAACAGCTGAGAGCCAGTAAAAGCCGATTGGATACGAATTACAATGTCTTGTCTGCAGCCAAAGAGCTGTTACAAATACAATATGACACAGTGGTCAAACGTAAAGATGAGTTACAGGGCAGTCATGACTCGGTGACCAGGGAAAGGGACAATTTACATAACCAATTCAATAATGTCACCAGATCTAAAGAGAAACTGCAGATGAGTTACAATGACTTGATTAAAGACATAGAACATTTACAGGAGAGATACAACGCATCTACCGGTGAAAAGGACACGCTAGCAAACACTCACCAAAACCTAACGACAGAAATAAACACTCTTCAGGAAAATTTCAACTCTCTAAAAAAAGCAGCAGACACATTGCGGGTTAATTACGTGTCGTTGGCTCGGGAAAAAAAAGAGCTTCAAAGCAACTTAAATAATGTGACTGCAGAGGGAGAACTGCTGATGGTGAAAATCCGCAACCTGACTGCCGAGAGAGATAATCTCCAGGGTCTAGTTGACAAAATGAACAAGACAATGCAAG ATAGGATTTGTGTCACTGGCTGGCAGAAGTTCGAGTGCAGCTGCTACTACACTTCCTATGGCAACAGAACCTGGCAGAAAAGCAGAGAATACTGTCAAAGCAAAGGAGCAGACCTGGCAATCATCACAAGCCAAAATGAAATG AACTTCATCAATGgcttgtttgaagaggaaaaacaaagctgGATTGGATTGACTGATGAAGGAGTAGAGGGCGTGTGGAAATGGGTGGACGGGACACCACTGACCTTAGC GTTCTGGGCTGCAGACCAGCCTAACAGCTATAAAGGGACGGACCAGGACTGTGTGGATTTCTGGCACCGTGCGCCAGGGAAAGGCGTATGGAATGACCAGATCTGTACTGCAGAACAAAACTTTATCTGTGAAATGTAG
- the LOC128433294 gene encoding C-type lectin domain family 4 member M isoform X1 gives MFAVEVRGGWDFHLHHRGSIRTYSVAKMSVQYHASTGTNMDIEESQIGSKQFLWDGSSWHNSDIVLRNSSYRVATVCLGLLCVLMLAGIIGQSIQYQKVEKENQDNVKVIDKEKENLQDSLKSVQKEKEDIEAKRIQLQRDTNVLSQKRDQIQTNNNLLSEEMDKLKLSQSQLETTNKALNKNIEQLRASKSRLDTNYNVLSAAKELLQIQYDTVVKRKDELQGSHDSVTRERDNLHNQFNNVTRSKEKLQMSYNDLIKDIEHLQERYNASTGEKDTLANTHQNLTTEINTLQENFNSLKKAADTLRVNYVSLAREKKELQSNLNNVTAEGELLMVKIRNLTAERDNLQGLVDKMNKTMQDRICVTGWQKFECSCYYTSYGNRTWQKSREYCQSKGADLAIITSQNEMNFINGLFEEEKQSWIGLTDEGVEGVWKWVDGTPLTLAFWAADQPNSYKGTDQDCVDFWHRAPGKGVWNDQICTAEQNFICEM, from the exons ATGTTtgctgtggaggtgagagggggctGGGACTTTCACCTGCatcacagaggatcaatcagaacat ACTCCGTTGCAAAGATGAGTGTCCAGTACCATGCTTCGACTGGTACAAACATGGACATTGAAGAAAGTCAAATTGGCTCTAAGCAGTTTCTCTGGGATGGCAGCAGCTGGCACAATTCAG acattgtGTTGAGGAACAGTTCCTACAGGGTGGCCACAGTTTGCCTCGGGCTCCTCTGTGTTCTCATGCTGGCCGGTATCATAGGTCAGAGCATCCAAT ATCAAAAAGTCGAAAAAGAAAACCAAGACAATGTAAAAGTCAtcgacaaagagaaagagaacctGCAGGACAGCCTGAAGTCAgtgcaaaaagagaaagaggatatTGAAGCTAAACGGATTCAGTTACAGAGAGATACCAATGTTTTATCTCAAAAGAGAGACCAaatacagacaaacaacaatttgCTGAGCGAAGAAATGGACAAACTAAAGCTCAGCCAAAGCCAGTTAGAGACCACTAACAAGGCTTTGAACAAAAACATTGAACAGCTGAGAGCCAGTAAAAGCCGATTGGATACGAATTACAATGTCTTGTCTGCAGCCAAAGAGCTGTTACAAATACAATATGACACAGTGGTCAAACGTAAAGATGAGTTACAGGGCAGTCATGACTCGGTGACCAGGGAAAGGGACAATTTACATAACCAATTCAATAATGTCACCAGATCTAAAGAGAAACTGCAGATGAGTTACAATGACTTGATTAAAGACATAGAACATTTACAGGAGAGATACAACGCATCTACCGGTGAAAAGGACACGCTAGCAAACACTCACCAAAACCTAACGACAGAAATAAACACTCTTCAGGAAAATTTCAACTCTCTAAAAAAAGCAGCAGACACATTGCGGGTTAATTACGTGTCGTTGGCTCGGGAAAAAAAAGAGCTTCAAAGCAACTTAAATAATGTGACTGCAGAGGGAGAACTGCTGATGGTGAAAATCCGCAACCTGACTGCCGAGAGAGATAATCTCCAGGGTCTAGTTGACAAAATGAACAAGACAATGCAAG ATAGGATTTGTGTCACTGGCTGGCAGAAGTTCGAGTGCAGCTGCTACTACACTTCCTATGGCAACAGAACCTGGCAGAAAAGCAGAGAATACTGTCAAAGCAAAGGAGCAGACCTGGCAATCATCACAAGCCAAAATGAAATG AACTTCATCAATGgcttgtttgaagaggaaaaacaaagctgGATTGGATTGACTGATGAAGGAGTAGAGGGCGTGTGGAAATGGGTGGACGGGACACCACTGACCTTAGC GTTCTGGGCTGCAGACCAGCCTAACAGCTATAAAGGGACGGACCAGGACTGTGTGGATTTCTGGCACCGTGCGCCAGGGAAAGGCGTATGGAATGACCAGATCTGTACTGCAGAACAAAACTTTATCTGTGAAATGTAG